The genomic region CAATGGGGGGGTTGCTTTGGAATACCAGGCATTGTTTGGGCATTCACCAGACAGTAGAGGGAACAAAGTTTCTGGAAATCCACTGACAACTGTTGCAATTTCTGATAATGAAAAATCGACTGCTGTTATGAGTTCTCAACATCAAGGCACGTTTACATCAGTCCATAACCAACCTATACAGTTCCCAGTATATCAAGCTCCTTCAACCATGGGTTACTACCATCAGAACCCCGTTTCTTGGTCAGCAACACCAGCCAATGGATTAATGCCTTTCCCTTCAAACCCCTATTTTTATACTGGCCCTCTTGGCTATGATGTAAATGGGAACTCACGTTTATGCATGCCATATGGCACTGTGCAGCATTTTGCTACCCCTCTGTTTAATCCTGGTCCCGTTCCGGTTTATCAGCCAGTTTCAAAGGCCAATGGCTTGTATGCAGAGGATCAACTACAGATTCCCAAGCTGGTTACAAGGAAAGAAGATGATTTTACTGAAGTTAATTCTGAGATGTTTGCCCCTGGCAGGCTGCATACGACTGAACAAGCAGCAAATGGAGAAGGTGGGCAAAATGATGTCTCTACCAAACCACACACAGATGACACTAGCTTTTCCTTGTTCCATTTCGGTGGGCCGGTGGCTCTTTCAACTGCATGCAAATCCAATCCTGCCCCCCTGAAAGAGGAGATCGCCGGGGAATTTTCTTCTCAATTTTCAGCTTATCATGTCGAAAACGACCATGCTTGCAATAAAAAAGAGACCACTATCGAAGAGTACAGTTTGTTTGCGGCAAGTAACGGAATAAGGTTTTCATTCTTCTAATATAAGTAGTTAGGTAGAGGTGACTGTTTGGCATTTCAGTCCCTACCCTATTTCCCAGAAAGTGGAAGTTTGAGAGTACCTTGTAATTCAGTATACAATGGTCTTTGCTGTGAAAGAAAATCCCAATTTTAGTTTATAGTTTCTTATTAGATGGTTGCTCAATTTTctcatttcctttttttttccttaaatttttGATGTAGAGAATGAAAATGTTGGAAGAGTGCCTATTAAGGTTTGAGGGCTTTCTATATTTTTGTTGAGGTTTgagattttgtttttatttttcggaaattatttggatttattttctttttaattatagaTTGTTTCAGATTTTAATCTATATCAAATATGGTTTGTCGTATATCATTATTAATAGCACCCTGATTCAagtagattttaaatttttttaaattttaattagtattgaatttaaaatgaACTCTGTACACAAATAACCAAATTAAATTCATTTTTAATCAATGAcgttaattgaatataattaaaccagtttaaatttttaaaaatagaactCAATAAGATCGAACTTATTAGAATCTTAGTGCTTGAACctaatcaattttatttttagtttttagtatTGATTTCATAATTGAATTCGAGGATAAATAATCAAATTTGAAGTTGATTACGAAAATCAAATCTGCTTTTCGAATTTAATCAAAATAACTAGCTGGACTTTCCAGGAGAAGAAACAGTTTCCAACAAGTAGATGTTTCTATTAACAAACTAATAATTTACCATCCTTGAAAAACCCTGTAAAGTTCAATTATAGCTTGGACTTTGGACATTGATTAGGGTAGATTTTCTCCCAAGACTTTCCTGGGTTAGTATGGGATCTTGTTCACCTATGTagacctaataataataatagtaataataataaacacaagtttgaaaaaaattcaaaccccAACCTGCCTAAATTTAATTTGATGAAAAAGTAAAAACCCGAACTTAATTTGATTCAACAATGAAGCACCTAGTTTTAAGTAGAAATCCAAAAAAGTTTTTAACTAATTTGCCTCGCTAAACTTCAAAACAGCTAGATAAAATCCAGGCTCATCAACAAATTCGGTCATCTCAAAGGAATGGTCAGCTGCAACTTTCTGTAACGTGGTTTTGTCGGGCAAGTTTCCGTTTACAATGTCGGGAAACTCTTTCCGTTGCTGCTCTAGCACTTCCCTCCCTTGGGGATGGCTAATAACCACTCTTGCACCTATACAACAGTAACACTCACAATCTCATATTGCAGTCATGGCTTAAACAGCTCCTAAAAATACTAAATACAGTTAAGAGCCAGGGTGTTCAGATATGTAAGTAAAAATTGGGTCATGATCAAGGCAAGCAAAAAACCGACCCTTCCCATTGTTATCCCTAAAAAATATCCTCATACGCACATGAAAAAACTGTGTAGGATACAAATtcttttaagaaaaatgaaaaacagAAGCAGCATTGCCTCCTTATTCTAGTACTTGCAAAATATACCAAGCCTTTGTTTCGTAAAAATACCATTGAGCCGagtcaaattacattttactTCTCTACtaaaaaattaagtaaattaatccttatatgttaaataaaaaattaaattaatcctttatattaaaaatttcaaccaaattgattgattatattaaaaattttaaccaaattgacGTGATTGATGAAATACAGTGTCATGTGACATGTCAGATCTAATTGTATCTTTATTTCTACGGTCCTTTCAACACCTTTGTTTCTTGTTTGTTTGCATATGGTTGAAGTTTCCACTATGATATTCTAATGGTGAAAATGCCTTCTTTTCCCCTCCTGTTTTATTTGACACTTTCAATCACTGAACTCTGATAACTAAAACTAAGAGTCTGAACTCCAAACCCGACATTCTATCATTAGAACACATAGCTATTGGGTTCCAACCATGAAATTATATGCAGAAATAGTTATAGCAAGCAAACAGTATCTGAACAAAAGTAAAAACTTAGAAATGGATTACCTGATGAACAACGTTTCGCCAGCGCCGCAAATATTTGGTCAAGTTCGAATAGCAAGGCAGGCAGAAAATAGAGAAATATGACATCAAACGGTGTCCATTTTTCCGGCACATAAATCAATTCCCCTTGCCAACACTTAACCTCATCGTATTTCTCCTTAATCCCAGCTAAGAAAAAAATAGAATCATGGACTACAAGCAACAATTGGGTAGTTGATGATTCAACTAAATGATCCACAAATCCTTCCGAACCGACCGAAACTAGAACCCTTGACGACTCCGATATTTCTCCGGCAGATGTAATGCGGTCGATATTTCGTTTAGCTTGCTCGGAATTTAACTCTTCCGAATCAAGAAATGACCAATCTTTTTCATTAAAATCTTCGATATTGATAACCGACACCGTCCCCTCGCTTGAAGCATTAAAAGCCCCTGCTAATGACCGATGACAGCATAGTGACTTACGAGGAAAACTGGATTGAAATGAAAGGCGAAAAGGGTATTGATTACATAGGGAAATGCGAGGGCTAATATGTTGAGGCTGAGATTGGAGTTTAGGAAGGAAGCTACGGGAAAGTGAGGGAAGGAGTAGAGGGGAAGCTACTAGGAGTGACCCCATCGAAGCTAAGTATTGTattcaattatggttataatcaAAAGCAAGCAGTTTCACTACACTAAACAATTTCTAATGAAGAAAAAGCTTGACCCCCTTAAGATTTAGGCTTCGTTACCCGGACTCGGCAATTTGGGGTGCCGTAACCGTGTCGACACGGGATACGGGTCACATCCGCAAAAAACCAGCGAACACGGCGGTGGGTGAGAACTGAGATGataagagaagaaaaagaaaagaaaaactgattCGTAGAGACGAGAGACAGGAGATAGACGATGGTCGGAGTAAGATGATGATAGAAGAAAGAGAAAAGACTTAGGGATATATTTAGCCGGGCCGATACAAGCTCGTTCGAAAAGTGAAAAAATATATGTCAAAAAATAGGATTGAGCAAAATAATAAGGTTACTTTAGACACGGGGTTCAGTATTGGATAATATTTTTTTGGTTTGAATTTAGTTTGGCTCGACccgaatttgtaaattttgtttggtattttacttttaaaaaattaatattttattattttattgtcaTTTTACTAATGTTTTgttgttattttgttattattatttggatattatataactcttattttattattaattttgctattattttatagctatttgcttgttaaattgtacctatattaatgttatttaagtataactttttaaatttatttttaatttgttgagaaacatttattttaattttagtgtttttgattaattattttttacagttttatataaaaataaaataaaaattttaatatgaacGAACCAGGCTTGAGcaaaaatttaggcccatttttcgggTCAAGTCAGCCCAGGCTTATTAATTGGACCTAAAATTTTGTTAGGGCTCTACCTTATACTATAccctttttctatatttaaactttttttttattaatttgaatatgtaaactatatttttttttcgttttcataCTTCAATCAGTCAACCATTGCCAATAAAATGGAGCCCAATTATATAATTACACgtggaaaaaatattttttattttttcttcttcttcccttttattatttttttttctccccttcaattttttcatgctctctctctctctctttttcccttcccttcccttcttttgtttttcctttttttcttctctCCTTTCTTTATTCTTCTCCCAAACTCCAACGCCGTCACTGCTACCGTTATCACCAACCCTTTCCATTTCAATCTTTACCTCTGGTTCTCATacttgaaatgtaacaccccttacccgtatccaaggccagaacagagtacgaggcattaccagacttaacaatacacatagacgaaaaccagaccataaaatttcatttaattcaaaacttttcgaacacatgcataacaaacaaagctaactatatcatcacatcaaaacataggacatgacacgattaattaaacttatagaCCATAATAGATATgtaccacatctcatgattttatacaaTAACTCAATGTAGGcagatacgtatggtcaaaatcataataaaaatacatatcacaaaccaacttcctatacatgccactcacttgatatttctaatatttgaattaattttcccaaaaatgatagtttgatagtgtgattttgcctccaacgatctccaaccccgagccgacctgccaatactaaagaaatggagaggatgggtaagctttacgcttagtaagttcatatgaaaataataagcaattactaccatgcttttcaagataaaacactataattgtacaattacacatattcagatgTGTTTTCGGAGTCCCgtgttaaaaaatcatatctcaagttacaaaactctaaatccaattcagtaaattttatatgaaactagactcatatgtctacttactaattttttctagaattttggttgggccatttagtacagtttattagttaaagtctccctgtttgaggTATGACTACTCGACCCTCGTGTACTACTGAACCGAATTTCTCCTGATAGAATTCCAACGACATGCCGTTTGTTtccttaaaattagattcaataaggaatccatgcatttaagttatgactctcaataatttttgtacaacttatggtgaatttctaaagtcgagCAGGGATCTCAATTCATTCagacctgtttcacaagaattcaaatatcacacaatatagaatttttttgcttcccctgtttctttcatgtgaaaatagactcattaagctttatttccataatttttttaaatttaattcaacttacataatttttggtgaattttcaaagtcatgcactgctgctgtctaatactattttactactaaagttcacttttacacaatttcacttaatccattccattttaccgaggttcgctcaaatattgagcatattgctcataaattcaaataaacatatacttgcacttgttcatcacataatcactttcacatgtattttcatttaatcgatttcccgttgaactcatcggaataataacagatacacaattgcctgcacattttcccatttccacacttgtagccgaagctatttggtacgcatagtagcctgcacttagtactacacatgcgaccaacaatctggtacacgtagtagcctgcacttagtactacacacgtgacctcaccatctaatacacgtagtagcctgcacttagtactacacacgtgatcacagtttgcacgcatagtagctcgcacttagtactacacatgagacctcacaatagatcattcgtatcgtttttattctgaatgttcaatcgggaaattcctcacttttcaacattttactaaattatccgtaatcaatttaaattcataatttacatcaaataaccatttgataggcaaccacatttcatatgatatcaaaatataataacataaaaagaatcaatagattatttatgtacgaatttactcgaagtgtcgatctcactatccatagtaccaattgtccattcatagtataataagacacaactcaaatatcaaatcagattttaagaatttacataacatatatcacatatttcatatatcacttgtcatgtatcttcattttcttgcatttcatgtaacattctttcatgtcatatttctacatcataaacaccattccatcaacttttccaatatattaaatcataaaatatatgcaataatagtaagaaatataattcaaacataacattgcattattattatcatacgaacttacctcgatccagaaatagcaatttaccattttagtccataaccttgtattttcccgatttaagcccgaatctcgatttccttcataatcgagcttggaagcttggaaaccctagccaaggagtctcccttggtatacacgtccatggtgaagaagatgagcaaaattggcttttaattttgtattttaattcattttacccctaaatgaccaaaatgaccttactactaaactttccaaaaattctattcatgtccaatatttgtccataaactttgaaattggtcaaatttctatttaagacctcttaattaatatttcaaagcaatttcatactagaaacttctagaatgcaagttttgcaacttattcaatttagtccctaacttcaaattaagcactttatgcatagaatttcttcacgaaattttcacacaatcatgcaatcatatcatagacctcaaaataatcataaaataattatttctatctcgaatttgtgatcacgaaaccactatttcgattaggccctaattaaaGATATTACAATTcttccccccctttagggattttcgtccccgaaaatcttaccaaaaaagtggtcttcacttagattcctcaatttcatattcagtgttgaagaactttcactcaggcggtgcctccaatatatctctttaatttctcatatattcagaaattcattatcagaagtcgatcctcactgtactcttttagtttgctactcactatcacattttcctctttccgctacgaaaataattctgatataacctcgaaaataatcctttcttctagttacaaaacaattcatcatgccatcctttactattcattcattacgttaatcaaaaccgtctcaattgcattagctcaagtaccaaaatatctcaattgaagacattaactataattgacttacttgagagaagtaatccaccataccgattgaaactcgcacttttatcacttataccttCTTGTTGTCAAACCttacgaaaattagaaaaatcccaatattgaaatcaccacatcacccaaatcaaatcagaagtatagccatacttgacatgattatcacgagctgaagaatgcactccgaacatgagtcatagttgacaaattacggaataaagataacaagaaaaccgaataaagaaatccaagatagaaaaacccagaataaagaaatccagaataaagaaacccaagatacgatactacccaagatacgatactatgccggaaaattgaaaaccaaactcataggaaaatatagaaatcccgataattcctcagagaaaagaaatccagtagaaaacatcatttagtctcactggaatcaaatgcaacaagaacaatgtatcttcccatatatatacatatcaaatggagcatcaagtagaagaaacaaaatcatagtatcatacatattctctcatcaattttttttttatcaggcagaatgtaatagaatgcccgaaggaatagggcaatataaattataaaccagtcaggctaccaatgctttcatttaacatcaggattagaaaacatccctatataacaagaatttcttcaaaaggtcaataaccatagaaatatttctaggaacggataaacacatagaacatcttagaagaaactgCTAAAATCTGTCCAACCGTAACTGTCACACttagatattacacatttcagatatcatttccccaactatttctgccatcacaaatttcatattacttttcactaaagaagactagttctgaataaatttttatttgcacttttctcgaccttgtaccttagtaattgatttatcaaaatgAATTTCTTCTCTAATCGAACaaaggcataactccaataatccttatgccaatctgatacttttctatctttgactttacttatcaattcattcttcaatctctaatcatatttataattattctaacACTGAaatctttggtttctcaaccggaaacttattcagtataaatcttattaaattccattataaaacaccactttggtaaggggaaaggggtcgtagggcctctaattcaactctcatatacatatacatgtaacacagttttcttcatagcaatcatatctcaatcatgttattcatttcgagtaactaacattcatattgatttaatgctcactttctagttatctcatttagtcaagtataattatgcatgcatcctatgttttctagatagcttgacttatccattcatctactcgaacaaatcatactcatgacatcatataagggttaaacaaactagatatttatatcacaatcacaaatttcgtttcgtgcatcatcatatacatataattacaatcacataattcagtccaaacaatttaacatagataaattcatttcattataatcatttatctcataaaaaatatcattgacattcatcaacattcaatgttcaatcaaggcaatgacattttcattcatatcatgatattaggaacttttactcatacttttatgaatttctatttatcccgttcatcttatcaagtaagccaagtgcactacatcatatgagcatcaagcaagtatggatatttatcacaacatgacctttcatctcacgtgttatcacttatatatatatatatcataaaattttattcatacttttctaaattgagactcatcataatcgtaattttattcaaacaccttcgcatcacattgaacatggtcagtgcagctcagttggagagtacctctgtctaagcaagacggtgctcatacgcgtcgggagacatcacactatcacggatcagtggcatgtatagctggactttttccgagaatcgactaagccatagctctgataccactaaatgtaacaccccttactcgtatccaaggccggaacagagtacgaggcattaacagacttaacaatacacatagatgaaaaccaggccataaaatttcatttaattcaaaacttttcgaacacatgcataacgaacaaagctaactatatcatcacatcaaaacataagacatggcacgattaattaaacttataaaccataatggataagtaccacatctcatgattttatatgataactcaatgcagactgatacgtatggtcaaaatcatagtaaaaatacatatcacaaaccaacttcctatacatgccacttacttgatatttctaatatttgaattaattttctcaaaaatgatagtttgatagtgtgattttgcctccaacgatctccaaccccgagccgacctgccaatactaaagaaatggagaggatgggtaagctttacgcttagtaagttcatatgaaaataataagcaattactaccatgcttttcaagataaaacactataattgtacaattacacatattcagatgTGTGTTTTCGAGTCTCggtgttaaaaaaatcatatctcaagttacaaaactctaaTCCAATTCagaattttatatgaaactagactcatatgtctacttactaattttttctagaatttttggttgggccattcaagatagtttattagttaaattctccctgttTGTGGTATGACTACTCGACCTCGTGTACTACTTGAACCGAATTTCTcgctgtacagaattccaacgacatgccatttgtttcccttaaaattagattcaataaggaatccatgcatttaagttatgactctcaataatttttgtacaacttatggtgaatttctaaagtcagaacaggggatctcgaattcattcagaccctgtttcacaagaattcaaatatcacacaatatagaattattttacttcccctgtttctttcatgtgaaaatagactcattaagctttatttccataatttttttttaaatttaattcaacttacataatttttggtgaattttcaaagtcatgcactacTGCTGTCTaatactattttactactaaagttcacttttacacaatttcacttaatccattccattttaccgaggttcgctcaaatattgagcatattgctcataaattcaaataaacatatacttgcacttgttcatcacataatcactttcacatgtattttcatttaatcgatttcccgttgaactcatcggaataataacagatacacaattgccttcacattttcccatttccacacttgtagccgaagctatttggtacgcatagtagcctgcacttagtactacacacgtgacctcaccatctaatacacgtagtagcctgcacttagtactacacacgtgatcacaattttcaggtacgcatagtagcctgcacttagtactacacatgcgacctcacaatagatcattcatatcgtttttattctgaaggttcaatcgggaaattcctcacttttcaacattttactaaattatccgtaatcaatttaaattcataatttacatcaaataaccatttgataggcagccacatttcatatgatatcaaaatataataacataaaaagaatcgatagattatttatgtacgaatttactcgaagtgtcgatctcactatccatagtaccaattgtccattcatagtataataagacacaactcaaatatcaaatcagcttttaagaatttacataacatatatcacatatttcatatatcacttgtcatgtatcttcattttcttgcatttcatgtaacattctttcatgtcatatttccacatcataaacaccattctatcaacttttccaatatattaaatcataaaatatatgcaataatagtaagaaatataattcaaacataacattgcattattattatcatacgaacttacctcgatccgaaataacaatttaccattttagtccataaccttgtattttcccgatttaagcccgaatctcgatttccttcataatcgagcttagaagcttagaaaccctagccatggagtctcccttggtatacacgtccatggtgaagaagatgagcaaaattgacttttaattttatattttaattcattttatccctaaatgaccaaaatggccttactactaaactttccaaaaattccattcatgtccaatatttgtccataaactttaaaattggtcaaatttctatttaagacctcctaattaatatttcaaagcaatttcatactagaaacttctagaatgcaagtttttcaacttattcaatttagtccctaacttcaaattaagaactttatgcatagaatttcttcacgaaattttcacacaatcatgcaatcatatcatagacctcaaaataatcataaaataattatttctatctcgaatttgtggtcacgaaaccactatttcgattaggccctaattcgggatattacatgaaATCTTCAGACCCCAAGGATTCAATGGAGGTCGAAGTGGTGGTGCTGCTCCCTATGACAGACTTAAACTTTGATAGTTCATGGTCATCGCCGTACATTACCACTCTTTTAAGCCCTGAACACTCCTTTAACTTTTTATGATTCTTCTTTAGATGATGAGCTTAATGGTGTCTCTCACATTATTAGTTCTTCACCAGTAGTCTTTTTCGAGTAGGAGATAAAGTAGAGAAAAAGCTTTAATGGAATAGTCACTCAACAAAGAATTTTTGTAACAACCCTCACCCGGTCTAGTCGCAGGACTCGAGCTATAGGATGCTACAACAGTTAACAAAGCATATCTCATACAAGTCCAATatttaacattcaattaaacaataaaacatTTCATAAACCAAGCATAATATGATTTATAAACAAATCCGAGTCCCAAATGAACTTATGAAAGCTCTAAAACCAATATGGAAACAAATAAGGACTTAATTGAAATCTTaaaaaaattgtgaaaaattctACAAATAGGGGTCACAGGGCCGTGTACCTAGGCCGTGTGGTAAGCTATGACTGTGTGAAAAAGGAGTCGCAAGACTGTGTAACTCATTGAATCCGTGTGGGCCAAAATGCaaaaattcatcaaaagtcacacggttgtgtgctTGGGCTGTGTAACAATTGAGACCATGTGCAAAACTAAGTGATCATATCTACAgtactcacacgggtgtgtggccagTCCATGTGACAATCGGGAGTTGAGTGGTACAAATGCTTCCTAATTTGTAAAGAGTACATGGTCGTGTCACCAgttcgtgtgtgacacatggctgtgtgtcagCTCATGTGGTGCAAAAATAGGTTATTAGAAGCATAGCAAAAACCAACCATTAAAAGGAACCTAAAATGCACATTCTAGCCAACACATATACCTATTCAAACATGTACAGTCCATGCCAAAATACAAGTTATAACATCTCCCTGAatacctaaccaatatgccacaatcGATACCACATCGCAACAAAATTAATTCAAGTTATTCACTTTCAAACATACCATAACATCAATGCTTATACAATCACCACACCAATCTAAAACTCATCAAGTAGAGTATGTAAAATTATCCAAGGCATATATGCATctttattgtgacagcccaaaattgaccctagtcgggaagtggtttcgggaccgctaaaccgagtcaccgaaatgtttgaacgtaatatttattgtctagaatatgtaattatgaatgtgtgaaaatttcaagcttcgatttagccgatagcatgtgaattcagttagtaggacttgtgtgacacttttgaa from Gossypium arboreum isolate Shixiya-1 chromosome 1, ASM2569848v2, whole genome shotgun sequence harbors:
- the LOC108480692 gene encoding uncharacterized protein LOC108480692, which codes for MGSLLVASPLLLPSLSRSFLPKLQSQPQHISPRISLCNQYPFRLSFQSSFPRKSLCCHRSLAGAFNASSEGTVSVINIEDFNEKDWSFLDSEELNSEQAKRNIDRITSAGEISESSRVLVSVGSEGFVDHLVESSTTQLLLVVHDSIFFLAGIKEKYDEVKCWQGELIYVPEKWTPFDVIFLYFLPALLFELDQIFAALAKRCSSGARVVISHPQGREVLEQQRKEFPDIVNGNLPDKTTLQKVAADHSFEMTEFVDEPGFYLAVLKFSEAN